ACGCGACGACATGCCACCGTCGTCGTTGGTACTCCGTGGAGTCTTCAGCGGCAGCCAGCGGCCACGTGTAGGGTGCGGTGCAGGTCACGGTTTTTGCCAGAGCTGCCCCAACCATACCCGGCGCACCGGCCGCTTTGGCCACCAGGCGGGAGGCCTCGCGCTCAACCGTGGAGATGACGCCGCGCATCGCCCCCCGCTCGCGGATGTGCTGCACCAGCGCCCGCGTGTCAATGCCCTCGATGCCGACAATCCCATGCCGCTTCAGGTAATCGCCCAGCGACTCCGTCGCCCGCCAGTTACTGACCACCGACGACAGTTCCCGCACGATGAAACCGGCCACGAAGGGTTGCCGTGACTCCACATCTTCGGGGTTGACACCGTAGTTGCCAATGTGCGGACAGGTCATCGTCACCAACTGTCCGGCGTAGGAAGGGTCGGTGAGCACTTCCTGGTAGCCCGTCATCGCCGTGTTGAACACGACTTCACCCGTTGTCTCACCGGCGGCGCCGATGCTTTTCCCGTAGAACAGGCGCCCGTCTTCGAGCGCGAGGATGGCTTCCACGTCAATCCGTCTCCACGTTTGAGGCTGTTTCCGCCGCAGCGGTTGGGGATGAGTCTAGCACGTGCCGGTCAGAGGGCAGCGCGCCTGCCCTGCGTTGTGAGGACCTGCGTTGTGAGGGATGTTCTGTTTCCCACCGGTGCAGCAGGGTGTCCAGCTCCGCCTGCAACCGGGCCGTTGCGGCGGCAATGTCTTCCGCCGTCGCGCCCCGCCGCACCCAAATCGGTTGCCCGTAAAACACATGCCCGACCGTGAAGGGCTTGGGAACCCGGAAGGCATCCCAGGTGTTCAGCGTCCAGTGGTGTTCTGTCACGATACAGACCGGCTGGATGGGCGCGCCGCTCAAGCTGGCCAGCATCGCCGCCCCGTCTTTGGCGCGGTAGCGCGGCCCTTTGGGACCGTCAATGGTGAAGGCCGCATCGGCTCCCTGCCGAATGGCTTTGACCATGGCTTTGAGCGCCGTCACGCTGCCCCGCGTCGCCGATCCCCGCGCCGCCCCAAAGCCGAAACGCCGGATGACCTCGGCAATGATGTCCCCATCCCGGCTCTGTGAGGTCATCACCACAATGCCACGTCGCTGAAAAAACAGCGTCGCGGCCAGAATCTGGTTGTGCCAGAAGGTGTAGATGATGGGTGTCGTCGGAGGCAGATGGCCGTGCAGCGGGTCGGGCAGGTCGCGCAGGTTGGACGTATCCAGGCGTATCGTCCACCCCAGAATCCGCAGGACAAGCGTTGCCAGTCCGGCCCACCACCGTGTCATGGCTCGTCGTTCGAGGCAGTCTCCGGCGGTGACTCCACGGCCAGAAGGTTCTGTTTGCTTTCGGTCAGTGGATTGGTCGTCGGGGCCAGGGGGCCGCTGTGGCGCTCCATCCGCAGGCGAATCGAGCGCGCATGCCCGTCCAGACCTTCGGCCTCAGCCAGGCACGTTATCATGTCGGCCGTTTTGACCAACCGCCCCATCGTGTAGCGGATGA
This window of the Chloracidobacterium sp. N genome carries:
- the carA gene encoding glutamine-hydrolyzing carbamoyl-phosphate synthase small subunit, whose protein sequence is MEAILALEDGRLFYGKSIGAAGETTGEVVFNTAMTGYQEVLTDPSYAGQLVTMTCPHIGNYGVNPEDVESRQPFVAGFIVRELSSVVSNWRATESLGDYLKRHGIVGIEGIDTRALVQHIRERGAMRGVISTVEREASRLVAKAAGAPGMVGAALAKTVTCTAPYTWPLAAAEDSTEYQRRRWHVVAYDFGVKFNILRHLAALGCRITVVPATTTSEEVLRLQPDGVFLSNGPGDPEPLADIAREVRLLAERLPTFGICLGHQVLALAFGGRTFKLKYGHRGANHPVKNLTTGKVEITSQNHGFAVDPESLPEELEVTHINLNDGTLEGFRHRHLPVFCVQYHPEAAPGPHDAAYLFEAFTALLPSRPAEVAA
- a CDS encoding lysophospholipid acyltransferase family protein; amino-acid sequence: MTRWWAGLATLVLRILGWTIRLDTSNLRDLPDPLHGHLPPTTPIIYTFWHNQILAATLFFQRRGIVVMTSQSRDGDIIAEVIRRFGFGAARGSATRGSVTALKAMVKAIRQGADAAFTIDGPKGPRYRAKDGAAMLASLSGAPIQPVCIVTEHHWTLNTWDAFRVPKPFTVGHVFYGQPIWVRRGATAEDIAAATARLQAELDTLLHRWETEHPSQRRSSQRRAGALPSDRHVLDSSPTAAAETASNVETD